A stretch of uncultured Fusobacterium sp. DNA encodes these proteins:
- a CDS encoding sulfatase-like hydrolase/transferase, with product MNNNIVYILLDQVRLDMLGTYGHKIVKTPNMDAIAADGVRFNNAFTPASVCGPARTSLFTGQMPSNHELMRNSEKGGEGDPKLDNPNIISGMGDYANYLIGKWHVGKTVLPRDFGFRGHNFDGYGYPGSRVYKNMVFDQGPKQEPRYVEWLKENNFEIPEVTNSYFGENPHLRVQELCGRLSGTREATLPFFVVDEAKKAVLEAKKENKPFFIWMNFWGPHTPCVIPEPYYSMYKPEDVNLDESFYNPMNGKPLHYKDIAKMWGVWEAPEEKWKEIICKFWGYITLIDDAIGEFVKFLKEEGLYEQLFMAITADHGDAMGAHKLIEKGEFMFDTTYRIPMIVKDPCSDRKGEEDNNFVYLHDLTSTCYDVAGKEIPSFFDGESMLPILREHKNNDRKGVLGQLAGHFVFFEQRMWRRDDYKIVFNATDVGELYDIKNDKGEINNLFYNPEYADIKKEMLEELYNEMVKIKDPLANWLYRIINEI from the coding sequence ATGAATAATAATATAGTTTATATATTATTAGATCAAGTTAGACTTGATATGTTAGGAACTTATGGACATAAAATTGTTAAAACTCCTAACATGGATGCAATTGCAGCAGACGGAGTAAGATTTAATAATGCTTTCACACCTGCTTCAGTTTGTGGACCAGCAAGAACATCTCTTTTCACAGGGCAAATGCCAAGTAACCACGAACTTATGAGAAATAGTGAAAAAGGTGGAGAGGGAGATCCTAAATTAGATAATCCTAATATAATTTCAGGAATGGGAGATTATGCAAATTACCTTATAGGAAAATGGCATGTTGGAAAAACAGTTCTTCCTAGAGATTTTGGATTTAGAGGACATAACTTTGATGGATATGGATATCCAGGAAGTAGAGTTTACAAAAATATGGTATTCGATCAAGGACCAAAACAAGAACCTAGATATGTAGAATGGCTAAAAGAAAATAACTTTGAAATTCCAGAAGTTACAAATAGTTACTTTGGAGAAAATCCACACCTAAGAGTACAAGAACTATGTGGACGTTTAAGTGGAACTAGAGAAGCTACTCTTCCATTCTTCGTAGTAGATGAAGCTAAAAAAGCTGTTTTAGAAGCTAAAAAAGAAAATAAACCATTCTTTATATGGATGAACTTCTGGGGACCACACACTCCTTGTGTAATACCTGAACCATACTATTCAATGTATAAACCAGAAGATGTAAATCTTGATGAAAGTTTCTATAATCCAATGAATGGAAAACCACTTCACTATAAAGATATAGCTAAAATGTGGGGAGTTTGGGAAGCACCAGAAGAAAAATGGAAAGAAATTATCTGTAAATTCTGGGGATACATAACTCTTATAGATGATGCTATTGGAGAATTTGTAAAATTCCTAAAAGAAGAAGGACTATATGAACAACTATTTATGGCTATAACAGCAGACCATGGAGATGCTATGGGAGCTCATAAATTAATAGAAAAAGGGGAATTTATGTTTGATACAACATATAGAATCCCTATGATAGTAAAAGATCCTTGCTCAGATAGAAAGGGAGAAGAGGACAATAATTTTGTTTACCTTCATGACTTAACATCAACTTGTTATGATGTTGCTGGAAAAGAGATCCCTTCATTCTTTGATGGAGAAAGTATGTTACCTATCCTAAGAGAACATAAAAATAATGATAGAAAAGGAGTATTAGGACAACTAGCTGGACACTTTGTATTCTTTGAACAAAGAATGTGGAGAAGAGATGACTATAAAATAGTTTTCAATGCAACAGATGTTGGAGAGCTATATGATATTAAAAATGATAAAGGAGAAATAAACAACCTATTCTATAATCCAGAATATGCAGATATTAAAAAAGAGATGCTAGAAGAGTTATATAATGAAATGGTAAAAATAAAAGATCCTCTAGCTAACTGGCTATATAGAATAATTAATGAAATTTAA